A region from the Capra hircus breed San Clemente chromosome 9, ASM170441v1, whole genome shotgun sequence genome encodes:
- the IL20RA gene encoding interleukin-20 receptor subunit alpha isoform X3, which yields MKNILQWNPPEGLQGMEVSYTVQYFIRYGQKKWLNKSECRNISRTYCDLSAETSDYEHQYYAKVKAMWRTNCSKWAETGRFYPFLETQIGPPEVALTTDEKSISIVLTAPKKWKKNPEESSISMQQIYSNLKYNVSIYNTKSNRTWSQCVTNHTLVFSWLEPDTLYCVLVESFVPGPPRITHPSERQCVSTLEDQTTALEVKIILWYVLPISVTVFIFSVMGYSMYRYIHVGKEKHPANLVLIYGNEFDKRFFVPTEKIVINFITLNILEDSKTSPKDISVMEKSSDASDLNEPIEDQEAHWEDVEVEHLGYVSHVMDIVYDFEKSSKGTSLTQQEPPGRTTPMVKTVIEYEYDVRSSDISVGPRGQEFNLQEEVSLQGKIFEQQATLADLGPQTLLYSYTPQLRGLDHLRQGHVDTEEAPEEEPSTTLVDWDPQTGKLCIPSLPSFQHDPEGCGHPESEGLGEEGLLSRLYQDRAPDKAPEENGAYLMQFKEEWGLYVQMED from the exons CAGATATGGGCAAAAGAAATGGCTGAATAAATCTGAATGCAGAAATATCAGTAGGACCTACTGTGACCTCTCTGCTGAAACTTCTGACTATGAACATCAATATTATGCTAAAGTTAAGGCCATGTGGAGAACAAATTGTTCCAAATGGGCAGAAACTGGACGATTCTATCCTTTCTTAGAAA CACAAATTGGCCCACCAGAGGTTGCTTTGACTACTGATGAGAAATCCATTTCTATTGTTCTGACGGCTCCAAAGAAGTGGAAGAAAAATCCAGAAGAAAGCTCTATTTCCATGCAACAAATATACTCTAATCTGAAGTATAATGTGTCCATATATAATACTAAATCCAATAGAACG TGGTCCCAGTGTGTGACAAACCACACCCTGGTGTTCAGCTGGCTGGAGCCGGACACTCTGTACTGTGTACTTGTGGAGTCCTTTGTCCCAGGCCCTCCTCGCATCACTCACCCTTCTGAGAGGCAGTGTGTCAGTACTCTAGAAG aTCAAACAACAGCATTGGAGGTTAAAATCATCCTCTGGTATGTTTTGCCCATATCTGTTActgtgtttattttctctgtgatgGGTTACTCCATGTACAGATATATCCATGTCGGCAAAGAGAAACACCCAGCAAATCTG gTTTTGAtttatggaaatgaatttgacAAAAGATTTTTTGTACCTACTGAAAAAATTGTGATTAACTTCATCACCCTCAATATTTTGGAGGATTCTAAAACTTCTCCCAAGGATATAAGTGTAATGGAAAAAAGCAGTGATGCATCAGACCTGAATGAGCCCATCGAGGACCAGGAAGCCCACTGGGAGGATGTGGAGGTGGAACACCTGGGCTATGTGTCACATGTGATGGACATTGTGTATGACTTTGAGAAAAGCTCCAAAGGGACTTCCTTAACCCAGCAAGAGCCACCCGGCAGAACAACGCCCATGGTTAAAACAGTCATTGAATATGAATATGATGTAAGAAGTAGTGACATTTCTGTGGGGCCTAGAGGACAGGAGTTCAATTTGCAGGAGGAGGTGTCCCTACAAGGAAAGATATTTGAACAACAGGCAACTTTAGCAGACTTGGGTCCACAGACGCTGCTGTATTCATATACCCCTCAGCTCAGAGGCTTGGACCACCTGCGGCAGGGGCATGTGGACACAGAGGAGGCCCCAGAGGAGGAGCCATCCACCACACTCGTTGACTGGGACCCTCAGACTGGCAAGCTGTGTATACCGTCATTACCCAGCTTTCAacatgacccagagggatgtgggCATCCTGAATCTGAGGGGCTTGGGGAGGAGGGCCTCTTATCTAGACTCTATCAGGATCGGGCTCCAGACAAGGCACCGGAAGAAAATGGAGCCTATCTCATGCAATTCAAGGAAGAATGGGGATTATATGTACAAATGGAAGACTAA